From Spirosoma aerolatum, one genomic window encodes:
- a CDS encoding DNA/RNA non-specific endonuclease, whose translation MHLKPRFSPKNTTRRGFRLRGNTLVTLFIFFLIGLFLHYGGKTKPVVAFWNDVREIIGLGRSRPDRERDNPYKAPEPDQSSDVATDNRNKSRSDESEASDGDRNSPSEASSGNQRFDFEKQADFLLPQSKWNGDLIRHEGYTLSYRDQYKDAEWVAYPLLSYETRGDADRKNEQFKPDPSVENGTALPSDYTRSGYDRGHLAPAGDFKFSQRIMRETFFMSNITPQAPDFNRGIWSDLESLVRTWARRDNGLYVITGPVLKPGLPTIGKSTEVSVPQKFYKVILYCNKPEIRMIGFLLDNEGSTESLKSFVVPVDLIEQLTGIDFFPKIPDDLERKLESKSREEMVDEWFSN comes from the coding sequence ATGCATCTGAAACCTCGCTTTTCACCAAAAAATACAACCCGCCGGGGCTTCCGTCTACGGGGAAATACACTCGTAACGCTGTTTATCTTTTTCCTGATCGGGTTATTTCTGCATTACGGCGGCAAAACGAAGCCAGTAGTTGCCTTTTGGAACGATGTTCGGGAGATCATTGGCCTGGGCCGTTCCCGACCAGACCGGGAGCGAGATAACCCATACAAAGCGCCCGAACCTGACCAATCGTCGGATGTGGCTACCGACAATCGAAACAAATCACGGTCGGATGAAAGCGAGGCTTCCGATGGCGATCGAAATTCGCCATCGGAAGCTTCCTCGGGTAATCAACGGTTCGATTTCGAAAAACAGGCCGATTTCCTGCTGCCCCAGTCCAAATGGAATGGCGATTTGATCCGCCACGAAGGCTATACCCTTAGCTATCGCGATCAATATAAAGACGCCGAATGGGTGGCTTATCCCTTGCTTTCGTATGAAACCCGAGGAGATGCCGATCGTAAAAACGAACAGTTCAAACCGGACCCATCTGTCGAAAATGGAACAGCCTTACCATCCGACTATACCCGATCAGGTTACGACCGGGGCCACCTGGCCCCGGCTGGCGATTTTAAATTTTCGCAGCGAATCATGCGCGAAACGTTTTTTATGAGCAACATCACCCCACAGGCCCCGGATTTTAACCGGGGTATCTGGAGTGATCTGGAAAGTCTGGTGCGTACCTGGGCCCGTCGGGATAATGGCTTGTATGTCATTACAGGACCCGTACTGAAACCTGGTTTGCCTACCATCGGAAAAAGTACGGAGGTGAGTGTACCCCAAAAATTTTACAAAGTCATCCTGTATTGCAATAAGCCTGAAATCCGGATGATTGGCTTCCTGCTCGACAACGAAGGCTCAACGGAATCGCTGAAATCATTCGTGGTACCGGTTGATTTAATCGAGCAGCTAACGGGCATTGATTTCTTTCCCAAAATCCCCGACGACCTGGAACGTAAACTGGAAAGCAAAAGCCGTGAAGAAATGGTGGATGAGTGGTTTAGCAATTGA